Part of the Sphingopyxis sp. 113P3 genome, CGGTTCCGGCGAACGACCGGCTTAACCGAATTTTTCGGCAAAAGCTGAAAGGCGACTGAATCGCACGTCGTTGCAGTCAGGCCGGAGGAAGCGGCCTTGGTCGATGATTTGCGTCGAGCGCGACGAAGGTGAACAGGCCTTCGGTCACCTTGACCTCGGTCTCACCTTGGTCGCGCGTCGCGATCACCTCGATGCGAATGCCCATCGACGTGCGGCCACGCCTTTCAAGATGCGCATAGACCGAGATGATGTCGCGCAGCAGGATTGGCGCAATGAACTCCATCGCCTCGATCGCCACGGTCGCCGTCGGACCCTGGGCGATTCGCGCGGCGACGATGCCGCCTGCGATATCCATCTGGCTCAGCACCCAGCCGCCGAAGATATGGCCATTGCTGTTGATGTCGGCCGGCGCCGGGACGACACGCAATATCGGGTCCGGGCGCTGGGGCAGATTATGGATGCCGTCAGTCATGGCTTGAGATCCGGATCGTCCTTGAACGGGTCGTCTATCGCCTCGTCATGGCCGCTTCCGCTCGACAGGAAGACGAGCCCCATCAGCGCGGCGCCGAGCATGACTGACAAACCCACTCCCGCCGCGGTGGCAATGATCATGTGAATGGTCAGCGCATCACCCATTGCCCATCGCAGATATCCAAGCGCCCCGACGACCGCGAGGAGCGAGACGATCGCCATGCCGCGCATCAGCCGGCGATAGCGGGTCCAGGCGATTTTCGACGCGCCATCGTCGTCGAGGGGGGAGGGTTTGACCATGATAGCGCTTCCATGAACCATGCAGAGGCGAAGGCCAAGGGCGAATGCCCGCCCGGCATGTTTCGGCTTCGTCGCGAATCATGGTAGGATGGCACCGATATCAAAGCGACAGGGAAGAGGGAGCCGCAGCTTATGACGATCGCAGCGATCTTGCACGGGCGCACGGGACCGGTGATTTCGGCGCGGCCCACCGATTCGGTTCGGGCGGTGGTCGATTTGCTTGCGCAACATCGTATCGGTGCGGTGCCGGTTGTGGAGGGCGACGCGATCGTCGGCATTTTTTCCGAACGCGATCTTGTCCGACTGATGTCATCCTATGGTCCGGACGCGCTCGACCGTACCCTTGACGAGGTGATGACCCAATCGCCCGTCACCTGCGATTCGGGCATGGCGGTGATCGGCGCCCTGTCCCAGATGACGCAAAAACGCATTCGCCACCTGCCGGTGGTCGACGGTGGCCGGCTCGTGGGTTTTGTGTCGATCGGCGACCTCGTCAAATATCGCATTGACATGATCGAGGCCGAAGCGGCGGCAATGCGCGATTATATCGCATCATGATGCGGCGTTTCGGCGGGTGGGCCCTTCGGCGCAACCGCTATGCTGAGGCCTCGCCCGCAGGTTTCCGCCGCAGCACAAGCCGGGTCACCTCGGCGAGCGCCTCACGCTCGAGCAGCCACAGGAGCGTCCCGTAGAGGAGCGCGCCGAGGGCGACGAGCAGTGCGAGACGAATCGGGGCGGCGAGGCCGTGGCCTGCGATCGCTTCGCCCGTGAGGCCGACCGCAATCGCCATCACCAGCGCGGGTACGAGGCCGGGCAGCATCGCGCGCCCAATGTCCGCGATCGACACACCGTTGAGTGGTGCAGACAGGCTGGCGGTCACCAGCAGGAGCACCGGCGCCGCCCCCAGCCAGGCCCACGCCATGCCGATGAGGCCCCATTGCGCTCCGACGAGGAAGGCGGTGGGAAAGAGAATCGCCCCGCACAGCGACACGCGCATTGACACCGACGGCCGGCCGAGCGCGTTATTGACCGGTGCGAAGAGAATCTGCACCGTCATGAAAATCAGAGCGAGCGCGATCAGCTGGATATAGGGGACCATGCCGATCCACTTTATTCCGAACAATGTCTCGACGATCGGCGCCGCGGTCACGGCCAGTCCGCAATAAAAGGGTGCGGCGATCAGCATCAGCAGGCGAATCGTCTTTATCAGCCCCCAGCGCACCGCGGCGGGATCATCCTTGATTCTTGAATAGGCAGGGAACGCCACTTCGTTGAGGGGCGGCACGAATTTCGCCATGAAGATCTGGGCGAGAAAGAGCGCCTCGGCATAAAGGCCAAGCGCGTGCGGTTCGAATCGACGGCCCGCGATGAATACGTCGGACTGACTCTGCACCAGCCAGAAGAGCTGGCTGAACAGAATCGCTGAGCCGAACCCGATGATCTGGCCGCAGCCCCGGAAGTTGAAGCTCGGCCAGACGAGCAGGCGCGCGATGAGCGTCAGACCGATCGCCCGGGTCCAGAACAAGGCAATCGGCGCATAGACGAGTGTCCAGACGCCGAGGCCAGCGAGAGCACAGCCGAGCGCGGTGCTGGCGCCAGCGAGCGCCGCGGCGAGATTGACGATCGCCTGTCGACGGAAATCCAGCTTTCGCGCCATCATCACTTCGGGCAGCGCGATGAAGGGCGTCGCAAGAAAGATCAGCGCCTGAACGCGCAGCAGCTCGGCGATTATCGGCTGTCCATAGTAAGCGGCGGCGAGGGGGGCGCCCAGATACTGGACCCCTGCAAGCAGCGCATTGAGCAGCAGAAGCAGACCGAATGCCTGCCGGATCCGGAAGGGATCGACCGAATCGGACTGGACGAGGGCACTCGCGAATCCCCAGCCATTGAGGAAGGCGAGGAAGGAAATGACCACCTGCGTCATCGCAAACAGCCCATAATCGGACGGATCGAGCAGGCGAATCACGAATAAAGTCGATGCCCAGGTGATAATCTGCGCGAGAACCTGGCTACCCGAACGCCAGATGACGGCGCTGCGAACCCGGTCTTTGAACGCAACTGCGCCTTCGATTCCCTCGCTCGAACCCTTGATTTCTGCGGCCTCGCTCACCATTTCATCCTTCAGGGGCCGGAAGCTTCCCGGCGCGTCGATGCTAGTTTGAAACAAAATTGCAAAAAGGGTGTTGACGCGAATCAATGAGGGGCCTAGAGGCCTGTTCACCGGACGGGGCGCGGCGCCAACCGCCACGCTCCAGACGGTCGCCAACAGATACGGACAGATGTCCCCCGATAGCAATAGCGGGGAACAACAGCTGTCCGCTTCTTCTT contains:
- a CDS encoding lipopolysaccharide biosynthesis protein; protein product: MVSEAAEIKGSSEGIEGAVAFKDRVRSAVIWRSGSQVLAQIITWASTLFVIRLLDPSDYGLFAMTQVVISFLAFLNGWGFASALVQSDSVDPFRIRQAFGLLLLLNALLAGVQYLGAPLAAAYYGQPIIAELLRVQALIFLATPFIALPEVMMARKLDFRRQAIVNLAAALAGASTALGCALAGLGVWTLVYAPIALFWTRAIGLTLIARLLVWPSFNFRGCGQIIGFGSAILFSQLFWLVQSQSDVFIAGRRFEPHALGLYAEALFLAQIFMAKFVPPLNEVAFPAYSRIKDDPAAVRWGLIKTIRLLMLIAAPFYCGLAVTAAPIVETLFGIKWIGMVPYIQLIALALIFMTVQILFAPVNNALGRPSVSMRVSLCGAILFPTAFLVGAQWGLIGMAWAWLGAAPVLLLVTASLSAPLNGVSIADIGRAMLPGLVPALVMAIAVGLTGEAIAGHGLAAPIRLALLVALGALLYGTLLWLLEREALAEVTRLVLRRKPAGEASA
- a CDS encoding CBS domain-containing protein, with the translated sequence MTIAAILHGRTGPVISARPTDSVRAVVDLLAQHRIGAVPVVEGDAIVGIFSERDLVRLMSSYGPDALDRTLDEVMTQSPVTCDSGMAVIGALSQMTQKRIRHLPVVDGGRLVGFVSIGDLVKYRIDMIEAEAAAMRDYIAS
- a CDS encoding acyl-CoA thioesterase, producing the protein MTDGIHNLPQRPDPILRVVPAPADINSNGHIFGGWVLSQMDIAGGIVAARIAQGPTATVAIEAMEFIAPILLRDIISVYAHLERRGRTSMGIRIEVIATRDQGETEVKVTEGLFTFVALDANHRPRPLPPA